A genomic stretch from Aedes albopictus strain Foshan chromosome 2, AalbF5, whole genome shotgun sequence includes:
- the LOC109407316 gene encoding trypsin-1: MVRFCILVSVVLVSAYGSVLPENDLLLPTLPRPRYGQYSAVASPRGNRIVGGFEIDITDAPHQVSLQSRGSHICGGSIISPNWVLTAAHCTDGASVSNLRVRVGSTKHASGGEVVAISRIVQHPQFSYSTIDYDYSLLQLAKSLSLSNSSQVIALPEQNEPVPDGTLCEVSGWGNTQSITQSRDKLRAAYVPSYNQAQCNKAYNMYGGVTDRMICAGFQQGGKDACQGDSGGPLVANGKLVGVVSWGLGCAQPNYPGVYSRVAAARDWIRSNSGV, translated from the exons ATGGTGCGATTTTGTATTCTTGTCAGCGTGGTGCTGGTGTCAGCATATGGCAGTG ttcttccagaaaatgatCTTCTGTTGCCAACTTTGCCTCGACCACGCTACGGGCAATACAGTGCAGTTGCATCCCCGAGAGGAAACCGCATTGTGGGTGGATTCGAAATCGACATTACCGATGCTCCCCACCAGGTGTCCCTTCAGTCAAGGGGCAGTCACATCTGTGGAGGATCGATCATTTCGCCCAACTGGGTTCTAACGGCGGCACATTGCACAGATGGAGCATCCGTGTCGAATCTACGTGTTCGTGTAGGGTCCACCAAACATGCCTCAGGCGGAGAAGTTGTAGCCATCAGTCGAATCGTTCAACATCCTCAGTTCAGCTACAGTACGATCGATTACGACTATTCGTTGCTGCAGTTGGCGAAAAGTTTATCCTTGAGTAACAGCTCTCAAGTGATTGCCTTGCCCGAGCAGAATGAACCCGTTCCGGATGGTACTCTGTGTGAGGTCTCTGGATGGGGAAATACTCAG AGCATAACGCAATCTCGTGACAAGCTTCGAGCGGCCTACGTCCCGTCGTACAACCAAGCGCAATGCAACAAAGCCTACAATATGTACGGTGGCGTAACGGATCGCATGATTTGCGCCGGTTTCCAGCAGGGTGGTAAGGACGCCTGCCAAGGAGATTCTGGTGGTCCCCTGGTGGCCAACGGAAAGCTGGTCGGAGTCGTTTCATGGGGTTTGGGCTGTGCCCAGCCGAACTATCCGGGTGTTTACTCTCGGGTGGCAGCCGCACGTGACTGGATTCGCAGTAATAGCGGTGTTTAG